One Bufo gargarizans isolate SCDJY-AF-19 chromosome 4, ASM1485885v1, whole genome shotgun sequence DNA window includes the following coding sequences:
- the LOC122933858 gene encoding gastrula zinc finger protein XlCGF26.1-like — protein sequence MKLEGSIRLSLDYKEDKDIIQRFSDKSHLVTHESLHTREEPYSCSKCGKHFRSKSKLLRHDRIHTGEKPFSCSDCGMRFRYKSNCVQHKRTHTGEKQYSCSECGKCFTTKSNLDQHIRSHTGVKPYSCSECGKCFTKKSVLDQHNRIHTGEKPYSCSECGKCFTEKRNLTTHQRVHTGEKPYSCSECGKCFSLKLSLRQHKRIHTGEKPYSCSECGKCFTEKKSLTKHQRIHTGEKPFSCSECGKCFTQKSSLDIHKKIHTGERPYSCSECGKCFKHKSSLDIHKKIHIVENPYSCSEFGKCFKHKSELIEHERLHTGVKPYSCSECGKCFTQKSGFVQHKRIHTGEKPYSCSKCGKCFTYSSSLILHERMHTGEKPYSCSECGKCFTRKSGVDQHKRLHTGEKPCSCSECGKCFTKKSTLNRHLKSHTGEKPYSCSQCGKSFANKSSLVLHQKSHTKEKRF from the exons ATGAAGCTTGAAGGAAGCATCAGGTTATCACTAGATTATAAAGAAGATAAAGATATCATCCAGCGCTTTTCAG ATAAATCGCATCTTGTTACTCATGAGAGTCTTCACACCAGAGAAGAGCCTtattcatgttcaaaatgtggaaaACACTTTAGAAGTAAATCAAAGCTTTTACGACATgacagaattcacacaggagagaaaccattttcatgttcagattgTGGAATGCGTTTTAGATATAAATCAAATTGTGTTCAGCataagagaactcacacaggagagaagcaatattcatgttcagaatgtggtaaatgttttaccaCAAAATCAAATCTTGATCAACATataagaagtcacacaggagtgaagccgtattcatgttcagaatgtggaaaatgttttaccaaGAAATCAGTTCTTGATCAACATaatagaattcacacaggagagaagccatattcatgttcagaatgtgggaaatgtttcacagAAAAAAGAAATCTTACTACacatcagagagttcacacaggagagaagccgtattcttgttcagaatgtggaaaatgtttttcaCTCAAACTAAGCCTTCGTcaacataagagaattcacacaggggagaagccatattcatgttcagaatgtgggaaatgtttcacagaaaaaaaaagtcttactaaacatcagagaattcacacaggagagaaaccattttcatgttcagaatgtgggaaatgttttacccagaaatcaAGCCTTGATATACATAAGAAGATTCATACAGGAGAgaggccatattcatgttcagaatgtgggaaatgttttaaacatAAATCAAGCCTTGATATACATAAGAAAATTCATATAGTAGAGaatccatattcatgttcagagtttgggaaatgttttaaacatAAATCAGAGCTAATAGAACATGAGAGACTTCACACAGGagtgaagccatattcatgttcagaatgtgggaaatgttttacccagaaatcaGGTTTTGTTCAAcataaaagaattcacacaggagagaaaccctattcatgttcaaaatgtgggaaatgttttacatacAGCTCAAGTCTTATTCTACATGAGAGAatgcacacaggagagaagccatattcatgttcagaatgtggaaaatgctttACCAGGAAATCAGGTGTTGATCAACATAAGAgacttcacacaggagagaagccatgttcatgttcagaatgtgggaaatgttttaccaagAAATCAACTCTTAATCGGCATCTgaaaagtcacacaggagagaagccttattcatgttcacaatgtgggaaaagttttgcAAACAAATCAAGTCTTGTTCTACATCAGAAAAGTCACACAAAAGAGAAGAGATTTTGA